Genomic segment of uncultured Desulfobacter sp.:
CGGCTCAGATGGGTTCTGACCTTTGGGAGCCCTGCAAATACGATGGGAACACCGGCATCAATAATTCGTTTGAGATATGGCCAGACCCGGGAGTCCAGATCATTGGCTTCATCTATGATGATAAAACAATTGGATAGGTTGCAGATCGTTTTCAGGTACTGGGGAGTCCGGCGGTAGGTGGCGGTGGCCTCATAATTCAATTCCTTGAGTATGGATGCCAGGGTTTCATGGATGTTGAACAGAGACTCGACCCATACGGCATGGAGCTTTTTAGGCCGCAGCAGTTTTAAAAACCGAGTTTTTCCTGCGCCAAAATCCCCTTCAATGAGTACGCTTTGGCCCCTGTATATCCTATTATAAGTGGCAGACAG
This window contains:
- a CDS encoding ATP-binding protein, translating into MKEDFISDKRRVSYLSATYNRIYRGQSVLIEGDFGAGKTRFLKLLRPKKLHAVWVESLFNIHETLASILKELNYEATATYRRTPQYLKTICNLSNCFIIIDEANDLDSRVWPYLKRIIDAGVPIVFAGLPKVRTHLSRNHPDILSRLKTLILYPIEVEDFIEKYKDIQQEAVEQIYMAVKGDMRKFKEICTDCQDRAKELNHNFVDINLALEFISDLPPQ